The Lasioglossum baleicum chromosome 12, iyLasBale1, whole genome shotgun sequence genome segment CCCACATCTGCAGAAAGCTGATATTCTTCCCAACCACAGCGTTCGACAGCATGAACAGCTGTGTCTTGGACTTGTCTTCCTCCAATTTCCGGAACCGGCATCTTTTGTACATGTACTTGAGGGCATTCGGAGGCGACCATGTCAGTTCCTTGTCCTTGCTGCCACTGGACACATTCCACAGGAAAGCTTTACCGTCTTTCGCGATGCTAGCAATCAGTGCGCCGTTCGGACTAAAATCTATATCGTCGATCTCTTTAGTATGCGCGTCTAGATCGTGCAGCTTATGCAGCTGTGGGAACTTCCATAGTCTTACGTGGCCGTCTGTGCCACCGGTGGCCATGAATTTTCCATTTAGGCTTATTCTGACGATCCTCTGCAGAGGCTCCTCCTCGCTGTAAACGTAATACATGAAACATAAGGAATTAGCTAAAGAGACAAGTAAATGCTTTGCATTTGAAGCATTAATAGTTATATTAGTTACCTAAAATCAGTCTGTACACTGTCGGAAGGCTTCACAATCAACTGTAGCTTCTTGGTCTTGATATTAGAGTTATCATCCTTGATCTCTTCTATCCTCTCTTTCGAAGCATTGctctcctctcctttttccatgTTCTTCCTGTGCCTAAGACCCTGTTTCGCATTATCCAcctcttttacaacttctccaTTCTCCACAGTGACTACCTTGGTGTTTACATTGTACAATTGACAGTGGCTTTCCTGACCAGCTGTGATCCAGGTTCTCTTGCCATCGTTGTGAGCTGTGCAGTTCATTACAACGCTGGGACCTGTCTCGTGTCTAGTTACTTCTTCGGCTATAAACTGACTTCCGTTGTGCGATAACTCGAATATTTCCTGCAACAGGACGATGTGATAGAATATGGTACCGATTGATAGATGTGATTTTTGAGTATAAGGAAGATACTTACAAATCCATTGGCCACACCAGTCTTCGAGGATCCTCCACCGCCACCTACGAGGATGTGTCTACTGGTCAGCATTTGCAGGGTGTACAAGGGGAAGTTTACCCTGGCCAGCAGGCCACAGTTGTTCCTCCTGGATGGCATGATGTCAAGTAAACGTCTGCTGAACCGCAAACCTTCTCTATTTTTGATCGCTGTCGCACAGACAGGTGTCCGCCGATAGCCGAGGATCGTGACCAGCTAGAAAATCTGGATGTCGTCCAGTTGCTCCATCACGTAACGAGAAATCTGTTCCTATCGAACATTGTTCAATGTTCAATGTGCATTCGGGCCATTCGGGCACGTTCAACCGACGTCGTCACACGATACTCTGGCGAAACAGACGACAAAACAGCGATGAACACGTATTCAATCTGAGGATTGTTTTGGTTCCTCGCCGTTAGGTGGCAGTGATATAGTTTTCTAGGACAAGACGAGAAGTTTAATTGACTTCAAACTTGAGCATGTTGCCACTGATGGCGCGACAAGTCTGTTTTCCCATTTATTCTTTTCCGAACACGTATTTAGAATCGAATATGAACATAAATCGTCGCTATTAATAGCAGCTACCGTATATACTCATTGCAGAGGatttaaaaatgacataataaagCGATATAGAGAATTTGCTTTCATATACAGTTGAATACCGTGGGGTAGTAGCGACTTGCAGAAGACCGCAAACGGCAAGATGGCTGGTGCCATAGTGCGTTGTTTTCAGGTCCCGAGGAGACAATTGGGTAAGTTTTGACGTTAccgttttgtttttgttttaataaaagaaCTGTTCAAACTAAAGGAAACAATTGGCAACCGATTGTTCATTAATTTTCCACTGTTTCTCACCAATCTAAAGAGTCTTCGACATTTTACGTCTTCGTTTTCGACAAGGTTATGTAATTAAAGGGATTTCGTTAATGTTTCAGGTCTCCTTGGATCATCATTGGCCCAGCAGCAGCAGAGAACGCTTGCTGATGCCGCACCGGAAGGGAAGGTAAGGTTTCTTTCAATTCCATGCTTAATTTTGAGATTGCACAATGTCTTGACATAATTTCGGATATACCATATTCTTTCTTCCATTTGTAGAAGCAAGGTGGTCCCCTGGCCGACCAGGACCGTATTTTCACAAACTTGTACGGCAGGCACGATTGGAGGTTGAAGGGTGCCTTGAAAAGAGGAGATTGGTACAAAACAAAAGAGATCTTGAATAAGGGTTCAGACTGGATCATCAACGAGATCAAGGTCTCTGGATTGAGAGGTCGTGGAGGTGCCGGTTTCC includes the following:
- the LOC143214185 gene encoding guanine nucleotide-exchange factor SEC12, with product MPSRRNNCGLLARVNFPLYTLQMLTSRHILVGGGGGSSKTGVANGFEIFELSHNGSQFIAEEVTRHETGPSVVMNCTAHNDGKRTWITAGQESHCQLYNVNTKVVTVENGEVVKEVDNAKQGLRHRKNMEKGEESNASKERIEEIKDDNSNIKTKKLQLIVKPSDSVQTDFSEEEPLQRIVRISLNGKFMATGGTDGHVRLWKFPQLHKLHDLDAHTKEIDDIDFSPNGALIASIAKDGKAFLWNVSSGSKDKELTWSPPNALKYMYKRCRFRKLEEDKSKTQLFMLSNAVVGKNISFLQMWDIDSGNIVKAASYKETLSALAVSDDGKFVAVGTMFSGSVDIYVAFSLRRALHVPGAHSMFVTGLEFLPTKLDGPAITSNTETAVVSISVDNKICIHSIPFRHTLPFWFVIIVIILSICGAFIFCSYLGI